Proteins encoded in a region of the Candidatus Poribacteria bacterium genome:
- the larA gene encoding nickel-dependent lactate racemase: MRVEMRYGTGTLPIEIPDKNVAGVLEISESVPLPDGGSAVQEALAQPIASPPLAELAKGRESACIVISDITRPVPNKVILPPILETLEQTGIPREKITILIATGIHRPNNTEELETMVGGEIMETYRIVNHFSQKIETHTYLGTTQNGTPVHINTTYLEADLKIITGLIEPHLMAGYSGGRKAICPGIASIETMKVMHGPELMEHPKSAVGILDGNPFHIEATEIALMAGVDFNLNVSIDKHRQITGIFAGDMVASHRVGAQFVERNAKVTLPTAADAVVVSSAGYPLDTTFYQAIKGLLTAVEIVKQGGSILLVAACSEGIGSKPFTDLIFKTDDLTAFVQGLYNPANFVIDQWQLEELAKVARKADIYFYTDGIPYHQRVKLFVHPLQSAQEGIDELLTRYGADAQIAVIPEGPYVLAQLAE; this comes from the coding sequence ATGCGAGTCGAAATGAGATATGGGACTGGAACCCTACCGATTGAGATTCCCGACAAGAATGTAGCCGGGGTTCTTGAAATCTCGGAAAGTGTCCCGCTGCCCGATGGAGGTAGTGCCGTACAAGAGGCACTCGCTCAGCCTATTGCCTCTCCTCCACTGGCTGAGCTTGCAAAAGGGCGCGAGTCGGCATGTATAGTAATCTCTGACATAACTCGCCCCGTGCCGAACAAAGTGATCCTCCCTCCAATACTGGAAACACTTGAACAGACTGGTATCCCACGCGAGAAAATAACGATCCTCATTGCGACTGGCATCCATCGCCCGAATAACACAGAAGAACTCGAAACGATGGTTGGAGGCGAGATTATGGAGACGTATCGTATCGTCAACCATTTTTCGCAAAAAATAGAGACCCACACCTATTTGGGCACAACACAGAACGGCACCCCTGTCCACATCAACACAACCTATCTTGAAGCGGATCTGAAAATTATCACGGGTCTGATTGAACCACACTTGATGGCGGGTTACTCTGGCGGCAGAAAGGCTATTTGCCCAGGAATCGCCTCAATCGAGACAATGAAGGTGATGCACGGTCCCGAACTGATGGAACATCCAAAATCCGCTGTGGGTATTTTGGACGGAAATCCATTTCATATAGAAGCCACAGAAATCGCGCTGATGGCTGGTGTTGACTTTAACCTGAACGTTTCGATTGATAAACATCGCCAAATCACAGGTATTTTTGCAGGCGACATGGTTGCGTCTCACCGAGTCGGCGCGCAGTTTGTCGAGAGAAACGCCAAGGTTACATTACCTACAGCAGCAGATGCCGTCGTTGTTTCCAGCGCAGGTTATCCTTTAGATACAACGTTCTATCAAGCAATCAAAGGCTTGCTGACCGCCGTTGAGATTGTCAAGCAGGGCGGCAGTATCCTGCTCGTTGCGGCATGTAGTGAAGGGATCGGCAGCAAGCCGTTTACAGACCTGATTTTTAAAACCGATGATTTAACTGCATTTGTGCAAGGTCTTTACAATCCAGCAAACTTTGTCATTGATCAGTGGCAATTAGAAGAGTTAGCAAAGGTAGCGAGGAAGGCAGATATCTATTTCTACACCGATGGGATTCCGTATCATCAACGTGTAAAGTTGTTTGTGCATCCTTTGCAAAGTGCGCAAGAAGGTATTGACGAACTTCTCACCCGATACGGCGCGGATGCTCAAATTGCAGTGATTCCTGAGGGACCTTATGTTTTGGCTCAGTTGGCGGAATAA
- a CDS encoding NTP transferase domain-containing protein has protein sequence MKIKTAIVLAAGLGRKVWPYGEFRQKCTLPVANTPIVRRVVENVLEVGCERIIVVVGHYAQQVRGVLADIPNVVFVTQNPIDGTASAVLCALEHAKDEPFLVVYGDIVTVPDNFRNVIRGFYTHNVEAAALVQPLGNEDASDWLCGSINTTETEGKSVTKLSGIEGHPRGGSYRLCGVYAFAPTAVPYLLRNPGIVTRVPVGGMPPPESEIAQSMQLMIDDDREVAAVQTEGFLVDVDKPWHVLEANNQLVDYLATQVTEDHIAAGAKISDAAEINGHVVLGKNSVIGPRVVLNGTLIAGANNNITNGAILHGNIFVGDQCRISDYCDVGSTAIGNRCIIGHGAEMAGVLFDKVYLYHYCEMSGVFGCATDIGAATVCGTLRFDDGDTPMRVEGRYEVPSYGANATYMGDYCRTGVNAILMPGRRIGSYSVVGPGVILYDDVPSKTMIMAKQELVSKPWGPERYGW, from the coding sequence GAAATGCACACTCCCTGTCGCCAATACCCCAATCGTTCGACGGGTCGTAGAGAATGTGCTGGAAGTCGGATGTGAACGGATCATCGTTGTCGTGGGACACTACGCGCAACAGGTGCGCGGTGTTCTCGCCGATATACCAAACGTCGTTTTCGTCACACAAAATCCAATTGATGGCACAGCGAGTGCTGTGTTGTGCGCATTAGAACATGCAAAAGATGAACCCTTCCTCGTCGTTTATGGGGATATTGTAACCGTTCCTGACAATTTTCGTAATGTAATTAGGGGATTTTATACTCACAACGTGGAAGCGGCAGCATTGGTTCAACCGCTCGGGAACGAAGACGCCAGCGATTGGCTCTGTGGTAGTATCAACACAACAGAAACAGAAGGCAAAAGCGTCACAAAACTTAGTGGTATTGAGGGGCACCCACGCGGGGGTTCATATCGTCTCTGTGGTGTCTACGCCTTCGCCCCGACAGCTGTCCCTTACCTTTTAAGGAACCCCGGCATTGTTACACGGGTGCCTGTCGGTGGGATGCCGCCCCCTGAATCCGAAATCGCGCAATCCATGCAACTCATGATTGACGACGATAGGGAGGTAGCGGCGGTTCAAACAGAGGGATTTCTTGTCGATGTCGATAAGCCGTGGCATGTTCTGGAAGCGAACAACCAGTTGGTGGATTACCTTGCGACACAGGTGACAGAGGACCACATTGCGGCGGGTGCCAAAATCTCGGATGCCGCTGAAATTAACGGACACGTCGTCTTGGGGAAAAACTCCGTTATCGGACCGCGCGTCGTTCTCAATGGAACGCTTATCGCAGGTGCGAACAATAACATAACGAACGGTGCGATCTTGCACGGAAATATTTTCGTCGGAGATCAGTGTCGGATTAGCGATTACTGTGATGTTGGCAGCACTGCCATCGGAAATCGGTGTATCATCGGTCACGGTGCTGAGATGGCGGGGGTGCTGTTCGATAAAGTCTACCTCTATCACTATTGCGAGATGTCCGGCGTTTTCGGATGCGCGACCGATATCGGTGCCGCGACGGTGTGCGGGACCCTCCGATTCGATGATGGAGACACACCGATGCGGGTGGAAGGGCGTTACGAAGTTCCATCTTACGGAGCAAATGCGACCTATATGGGAGACTACTGTCGCACGGGTGTGAATGCGATTCTTATGCCGGGGAGACGGATCGGATCTTATAGTGTCGTGGGACCGGGAGTCATCCTATACGATGATGTGCCGAGTAAAACGATGATCATGGCGAAACAGGAATTGGTATCGAAACCTTGGGGACCGGAGCGATATGGCTGGTAA